From one Bacteroides eggerthii genomic stretch:
- a CDS encoding hybrid sensor histidine kinase/response regulator transcription factor encodes MKYLLTLFLSLLSCLLVAQNVIVEHYSKNQGLLNNMVSMTEKDSDGFMWFATWYGLCRFDGEKVLTYNHYQLDHDVPPRKIQYIIDDAKGFIWIKTIDHKLYLFDKKKECFKAVYGNIKRFVANVQVIKLQRAFDDYVLLLTKDKNLFLARVDEQGKVQIELLFEAKDYIDSSNYMLKSNLFFENNAYIGWIGVDYKINVLPKGEALKGKPADFFLNQVKLNSGSNFSSSVIQDKLMWLGTSDGYFYCIDSEKGNVTRHYIPQNMGAVTDILTTSAKALYVSVANKGVFEYSPDKRKSKKINVDVNERLVSHSFIDSYNKLWFHENERAVVYYDPVTNKSRRYPFSVSGKITSFIVEDAGEQGVLFLSPAGEALFFDRDNLTMCSINQIKSIMDVSPNQLFFHFFIDDEGTVWLSSTEKGVYHVYFPKKQFRTLVLPVTNKAAGKDDAGVRACFQSRNGDIWVGNRMKDVFRFDSKGYLVQTYPAYEELFGAVYHVMEDDKGNLWFATKGDGLVKLTPDVKAKYGYRFQRFKHNPSDNTSLSGDKIYYTYQDSHKRIWVCTLDGGLNLLHEQGGSITFFNDRNGFINYSAYGLPMEVRNIVEDKEGRMWVGTMDGLISFDGNFSNVSDIKFEAYRGRMRRAYADSDVCQLYKDSKDTVWASVFGGGLNKLVGYDEEKHEPEFVAYELVGNLKNEVITSIIEDRHGMLWLGTKLGVVCFDRQTGNFRTYTHYDGFPDFELEEGGVCTPTGEIWMGGTKGIIIFHPDELKEVDRTSKTFIVNCQIGNQDIRLVDNPSIVDRSISYVDEIKLNHDQSMFSFEFVTLSYVDRNSISYRYILEGYEEQWHFNGVNRLASYTNVPSGNYVFRVQAMDDNGVDSFSECKMRVIIRPPWWATWWAYVIYVLLGAGVLYMGIRLSVFLIRMRNNVYIDQRLSELKIRFFTNVSHELRTPLTLIQGPIQELKTEALSVKGKKYVELMEKNTLHMLKLVNQILDFRKIQNGKMRLHVSCFNLTELLAFFEKEFMIMAEEKAINLQFCPEVEELMVWGDKERLGTVVRNLLSNAFKFTSSGGSIRIVSGLAEDGKHCFIRVEDTGVGIPQNKLTEIFGRFSQADNAKGAYYQGTGIGLALSKEIVELHHGEIFAANGKQGAQFTVWLLLGKEQYKENEVDFYLDEQVVKEVPDCNERVADEKNGDASLLPSVLVVDDNVDLCNMLKLQLEDRFNIHLAHDGVEGLKMVNFHHPDVVVTDQMMPCMDGMEMLKRIRGDFQISHIPVIMLTAKGDEDSKIQAISQGANAYIVKPFSKDYLVVRIEQLLGERKRFREQMCGDNGEMNDKVELSDNYAGYLEKKDLDFIEKIHQVVEDNMENSDFNIDTIAASVGLSRSAFFKKLKSLTGLAPVDWVKEIRLNKSVELIKKTDLSISEIAFAVGFNDSGYFSKCFRKKYNQTPREYINAYRGKK; translated from the coding sequence ATGAAATATTTGTTAACTCTTTTTCTGTCGCTTTTGTCATGTTTACTTGTAGCACAAAATGTTATAGTGGAACACTATTCGAAAAATCAGGGGCTGCTTAATAATATGGTTAGCATGACAGAGAAAGATTCTGATGGTTTTATGTGGTTTGCCACCTGGTACGGATTATGTCGCTTTGATGGAGAAAAGGTACTTACATATAACCATTACCAATTGGATCATGATGTGCCTCCTCGGAAGATACAATATATCATTGATGATGCCAAAGGCTTCATTTGGATAAAGACTATCGACCATAAACTCTATCTTTTTGATAAAAAGAAAGAATGTTTTAAGGCAGTCTATGGCAATATTAAAAGGTTTGTGGCAAATGTTCAGGTTATTAAACTGCAACGGGCTTTTGATGACTATGTGTTATTACTTACCAAAGATAAGAATCTTTTTCTGGCCCGGGTAGATGAGCAGGGAAAGGTACAGATTGAGTTACTTTTTGAAGCTAAAGATTATATTGACTCTTCCAACTATATGTTGAAGAGCAATCTGTTTTTTGAAAATAATGCGTATATTGGTTGGATCGGTGTAGATTATAAGATAAATGTTCTTCCTAAAGGAGAGGCTTTGAAGGGAAAACCTGCTGACTTCTTTCTGAATCAAGTGAAGCTTAATTCGGGAAGTAACTTTTCATCCAGTGTCATTCAGGACAAACTGATGTGGTTGGGTACCAGTGACGGCTATTTTTATTGTATAGACAGTGAGAAGGGTAATGTAACCCGGCATTATATACCTCAGAATATGGGGGCGGTGACTGATATATTGACTACATCGGCAAAGGCGCTATATGTGTCGGTTGCAAATAAGGGAGTTTTTGAATATTCTCCTGATAAACGAAAGTCGAAAAAAATTAATGTGGACGTTAATGAACGATTAGTTAGCCATTCGTTTATTGATAGTTATAATAAACTATGGTTTCATGAAAACGAACGGGCTGTTGTTTATTATGATCCTGTGACTAATAAGTCGCGCAGATATCCTTTTTCGGTATCCGGTAAAATAACGTCTTTTATCGTTGAAGATGCCGGTGAGCAGGGCGTTCTGTTTCTTTCACCGGCAGGCGAAGCCCTTTTTTTTGATAGGGACAATTTGACAATGTGTTCTATCAATCAGATAAAGTCTATCATGGATGTTTCGCCAAATCAACTTTTTTTTCATTTCTTTATAGACGATGAGGGTACTGTATGGCTTTCGTCAACAGAAAAGGGCGTTTATCATGTCTATTTCCCTAAAAAGCAGTTTCGTACCCTTGTCTTGCCTGTAACAAATAAGGCGGCGGGAAAAGATGATGCAGGCGTACGTGCTTGTTTTCAGAGCCGTAATGGAGATATTTGGGTCGGAAATCGTATGAAGGATGTATTCCGGTTTGATTCAAAAGGGTATTTGGTGCAGACTTATCCTGCCTATGAAGAGCTTTTTGGAGCAGTTTATCATGTAATGGAGGATGATAAAGGAAATCTTTGGTTTGCTACTAAGGGCGATGGCTTGGTAAAGTTGACGCCTGATGTCAAAGCGAAATATGGCTATCGTTTCCAGCGGTTCAAACATAATCCCTCTGACAATACTTCGCTTAGCGGAGACAAAATCTATTATACCTATCAAGATAGCCATAAACGTATTTGGGTATGTACACTTGACGGTGGTCTTAACCTGTTGCATGAACAGGGCGGGAGCATTACTTTTTTTAATGATCGGAACGGATTCATAAACTATTCTGCTTATGGGCTCCCTATGGAGGTGCGCAATATTGTAGAAGATAAGGAGGGACGTATGTGGGTCGGTACGATGGATGGGCTGATCTCTTTCGATGGCAATTTCAGCAATGTGTCGGATATTAAATTTGAAGCTTATCGTGGCAGAATGCGGAGGGCTTATGCTGATAGTGATGTATGCCAACTATATAAAGACAGTAAGGATACTGTATGGGCCAGTGTCTTTGGTGGAGGATTGAATAAGTTGGTAGGTTATGATGAAGAGAAACATGAACCGGAATTTGTTGCTTATGAACTTGTGGGAAACTTGAAAAATGAAGTAATTACTTCCATTATAGAAGATAGGCATGGTATGTTATGGTTAGGGACGAAATTAGGGGTCGTTTGTTTTGATCGGCAAACCGGTAACTTTCGTACTTATACCCATTATGATGGCTTTCCTGACTTTGAACTAGAGGAAGGAGGCGTGTGTACTCCGACCGGTGAAATCTGGATGGGGGGAACAAAAGGAATCATTATTTTTCATCCTGATGAATTGAAGGAAGTGGATAGAACCAGTAAAACATTCATTGTTAATTGTCAAATAGGAAATCAGGATATTCGCTTGGTAGACAATCCTTCGATTGTAGACCGTTCTATTTCTTATGTTGATGAAATAAAGCTTAACCATGATCAGTCAATGTTTTCTTTCGAATTTGTAACACTGAGTTATGTAGACCGTAATAGCATCAGTTATCGTTATATTCTGGAAGGCTATGAGGAGCAATGGCATTTTAATGGCGTTAATCGTCTTGCTTCGTATACGAATGTTCCTTCGGGCAATTATGTATTCAGGGTACAAGCGATGGATGATAATGGCGTTGACTCTTTTTCGGAGTGTAAAATGCGGGTGATCATTCGTCCTCCTTGGTGGGCCACTTGGTGGGCTTACGTCATCTATGTTTTATTGGGTGCGGGAGTTCTCTATATGGGCATCCGCCTCTCCGTATTTCTGATACGGATGAGAAATAATGTGTATATTGACCAGCGTTTGTCGGAATTGAAAATACGTTTTTTCACCAATGTGTCGCACGAGTTGCGTACGCCACTCACACTGATACAAGGTCCCATACAGGAACTGAAAACAGAGGCACTGTCTGTCAAAGGGAAAAAGTATGTGGAGTTGATGGAAAAGAATACTTTGCACATGTTGAAGTTGGTAAATCAGATTCTTGATTTCCGCAAGATCCAGAATGGAAAGATGCGCCTGCATGTTTCATGCTTCAATCTTACCGAACTACTTGCTTTTTTCGAAAAGGAGTTTATGATAATGGCAGAAGAAAAGGCGATAAATTTACAATTTTGTCCGGAAGTAGAGGAACTTATGGTATGGGGCGATAAGGAGAGATTAGGAACTGTGGTACGTAACTTACTCTCGAATGCTTTTAAGTTTACTTCCTCCGGGGGTTCAATTAGGATTGTTTCCGGTTTAGCAGAAGATGGTAAACATTGTTTTATTCGTGTGGAAGACACTGGAGTAGGAATTCCTCAAAATAAACTGACCGAAATATTTGGTCGTTTCTCACAGGCTGATAATGCAAAAGGAGCTTATTATCAAGGTACCGGTATCGGGCTGGCTCTTTCGAAAGAAATTGTAGAATTGCATCATGGCGAGATATTTGCCGCCAATGGTAAGCAAGGTGCACAATTTACGGTATGGCTGCTATTGGGCAAAGAACAGTACAAGGAGAATGAGGTGGATTTTTATTTGGATGAACAGGTTGTAAAGGAAGTGCCTGACTGTAATGAACGGGTGGCTGATGAAAAGAACGGTGATGCTTCTTTATTGCCTAGCGTGCTTGTAGTGGATGATAATGTTGATTTGTGTAATATGTTGAAGTTGCAGCTTGAGGATAGGTTTAATATTCATTTGGCACATGATGGAGTGGAGGGACTCAAGATGGTGAACTTTCATCATCCTGATGTCGTGGTGACCGACCAAATGATGCCTTGCATGGACGGTATGGAAATGCTTAAACGTATTCGTGGCGATTTTCAAATAAGTCACATACCGGTGATTATGCTTACTGCAAAGGGAGATGAGGATAGCAAGATACAAGCTATATCCCAAGGGGCTAATGCTTATATTGTGAAGCCTTTCAGTAAGGATTATCTGGTTGTACGTATTGAACAGCTATTAGGTGAACGTAAGCGGTTCCGCGAGCAAATGTGTGGTGATAATGGGGAGATGAATGATAAAGTCGAGCTTTCGGATAATTATGCAGGTTATTTGGAAAAGAAAGATTTGGATTTTATAGAGAAGATTCATCAAGTGGTTGAGGACAATATGGAAAACAGTGATTTCAATATCGACACCATAGCAGCATCTGTCGGTTTGAGCCGCTCTGCTTTCTTTAAGAAACTCAAGAGCCTTACGGGGTTGGCTCCGGTGGATTGGGTGAAAGAGATACGGTTAAACAAATCTGTCGAACTTATTAAGAAGACAGATTTATCTATCTCCGAAATAGCTTTTGCTGTGGGATTCAATGATTCCGGTTATTTTAGCAAATGTTTCCGTAAAAAGTACAACCAGACTCCGCGTGAATATATAAATGCATATCGGGGAAAGAAATAA
- a CDS encoding polysaccharide lyase 1, producing the protein MKNSLTRTLCTVVFVVSAASAWAQYPTIPAAEKARGERIQAEINRLSDEAWQRALPVVMSEAAKGRPYVPWASKPSDLKQAKIPAFPGAEGGGAYTPGGRGGKVIVVTSLADRGPGTLREACETGGARIVVFNVAGVIKLESPINVRAPYITIAGQTAPGDGICVTGASFLLDTHDIIIRHMRFRRGEQDVLFRDDALGGNCVGNVIIDHVSASWGLDENMSLYRHVYDRRADGGYTKLPTVNITIQNSMFTEALDCYNHAFGATIGGHNSMFCRNLFASNISRNCSIGMDGDFNFVNNITYNWWNRSIDGGDNKSLLNIINNNFKPGPITPLDKPISYRIVKPEAGRAKEFKDVYGKAYVNGNIVHGNKRVTADNWDGGVQPPVSEDKMEETLAKIKMDKPFDMPHVTIMDAKKAYNYVLSHVGATFPKRDAVDHRMVKSVKTGKAIYAKDAANYEFVPTTVKRRLPVDSYKKGIITDPRQVGGLPEYKGTPVLDTDGDGMPDAWEEKYGLNPNDASDAIQDINGDGYNNIEKYINGIDPTKKIDWTDLKNNHDTLEGKKKLF; encoded by the coding sequence ATGAAGAATTCACTAACACGTACTTTATGTACGGTGGTTTTTGTAGTAAGTGCAGCATCTGCCTGGGCTCAATATCCCACAATTCCTGCTGCTGAAAAAGCGCGTGGCGAAAGAATACAAGCCGAGATAAATCGTCTTTCTGACGAGGCTTGGCAACGCGCTTTACCGGTTGTAATGTCAGAGGCAGCTAAAGGGCGTCCTTACGTTCCTTGGGCAAGTAAACCTTCCGACTTGAAGCAAGCTAAGATTCCGGCTTTTCCCGGAGCGGAAGGAGGCGGTGCCTATACGCCCGGCGGACGTGGCGGCAAGGTAATTGTTGTAACTTCTTTAGCTGATCGCGGGCCGGGCACATTGCGCGAAGCTTGTGAAACAGGTGGTGCCCGTATTGTTGTGTTTAATGTGGCTGGTGTGATCAAATTGGAGTCACCTATTAATGTGCGTGCCCCTTATATAACCATTGCCGGACAGACAGCTCCCGGAGACGGTATCTGTGTGACAGGGGCTTCTTTCCTGCTTGATACACATGATATTATTATCCGTCATATGCGTTTCCGGCGTGGGGAACAGGATGTACTGTTCCGGGACGATGCCTTAGGTGGTAATTGCGTGGGCAATGTTATCATAGACCATGTCTCTGCCAGTTGGGGATTGGATGAGAATATGTCGCTCTATCGTCATGTGTACGATCGCAGGGCAGATGGGGGATACACTAAACTGCCTACTGTGAACATCACAATTCAGAACTCTATGTTTACTGAAGCGCTTGATTGTTATAATCATGCGTTCGGTGCAACGATCGGCGGTCATAACAGCATGTTCTGTCGTAATCTCTTTGCTTCGAATATCAGCCGGAATTGCTCGATCGGTATGGATGGTGACTTTAACTTTGTTAATAATATCACCTATAACTGGTGGAATCGTTCTATTGACGGTGGTGATAACAAGAGTTTGCTCAATATCATCAATAATAACTTTAAGCCGGGTCCCATAACTCCGCTTGATAAGCCTATCAGCTATCGTATTGTGAAGCCGGAAGCGGGACGTGCCAAAGAGTTTAAAGATGTGTATGGAAAAGCTTATGTGAATGGCAATATTGTCCATGGGAACAAGCGTGTGACAGCAGATAACTGGGATGGCGGCGTACAGCCTCCGGTATCTGAAGATAAGATGGAAGAAACACTGGCTAAGATTAAGATGGACAAGCCGTTTGATATGCCTCATGTAACTATAATGGATGCGAAAAAAGCCTATAATTATGTGCTGAGCCATGTTGGGGCCACTTTCCCAAAACGTGATGCCGTAGATCACCGTATGGTGAAAAGCGTAAAAACCGGTAAAGCTATTTATGCTAAAGATGCTGCCAATTATGAATTCGTGCCAACGACAGTGAAGCGGCGCTTGCCGGTTGATTCCTATAAGAAAGGCATCATTACGGATCCCCGTCAAGTTGGTGGTCTGCCTGAGTACAAGGGTACTCCTGTACTTGATACCGATGGTGATGGAATGCCTGATGCTTGGGAAGAGAAATATGGACTCAATCCCAATGATGCTTCTGATGCTATACAGGATATAAATGGTGACGGCTACAATAATATTGAGAAATACATTAACGGCATTGATCCCACAAAGAAAATTGATTGGACTGATTTGAAGAACAATCATGATACGCTTGAAGGTAAAAAGAAACTTTTTTAA